The genomic region TAACAGGGTATTGTTTACCTAACTCTAAGTCTTTAGGTTGATAAAGTTTGTAGTACAGATCGGTTGTGCCATCGCTGGCCTTAATTGAGCCAAACTTTGGTTGTACCAACTCATCCATGTATGGATATGCAGGGTGGCCCTCATCCAACTTATTCTCTTTTAAGAACGTGATCATTTCACCATTGGCTTGATGTAAGCTCACTTGCTTTGGTGTATTGATATTAGAGAACGTATCTATGTAGCTTTGTTTGTCGCTAGCAAAAGCAACAGAGTGGAAGCCACTGCGCTTGCTAACACGAATCGCATGCTTTGGTGATTTACCGTCTAGCGTTACTTTATACAAGTGTTTTTCTAGAGGCGTATCTGCACGACCGGTGAAATAGACATAACCTTGCTCTTCATCTACCGCAACGATTTCATCAACTACCCAGTTACCTTCGGTAAGGCGAGTAATTACGTCACCATCGTAGTCGTAAAGATACAAGTGCTTGTATCCATCGCGCTCAGATGCCCAAATAAACTGTTTACGCGAATCAAGGAAGGTTAAGTCGTCGTTTAAGTTAATCCAATGCTCAGAGGTCTCGGTAATAACTGACTTGCCACGTTTGCCTTTTTGACTCTGGAACATCAGTTTCAGTGTTTGCTGGGCACGATCTTGCCATTGATAAACAATGTGTCGTGAATCTGGAGTCCAGTTAACACGGGCGATGTAAATATCTTTTTCTTTACCCAATGAATAATCTTTAATATCACCATTGCTGACTTTAACGCTGTGCAGACTAACTTCTACATTGTTGGTACCCGTAGCTGGGTAGCGTTGTTCAAATAATTTAATTTCATCGGCATAGATTTCGTTGCGTATTTCAGTGTTAACACCTGATTCGTCGACTTTTAAAAAGGCGATGTGTTTCTCATTAGGTGACCACCAATAGCCGGTCATGCGATCCATTTCTTCTTGGGCAACAAACTCGGCCATACCATTTTTGATAGTACCTTCACCGTCGATTGTCAGCTGCATTTGACGATTGCTATCAAGGTCAATAACAAAAATATCTTGCTCTTTAATGAATGATACATAACGACCTGATGGTGAGAATTTAATGTCTGTTTCAAACGCTTCGTCATTGGTTAAGCGGGTGGCTTGGGCATTAGCTAAATCGTATAGATACAGATCGCCAGCAATAGGGAATAAAATATGCTTACCGTCGCTTGATAAAACATATTCCATAATGCCTGTACCATAGACACGCATACGCTCACGGCGGGCTTTTTCTTCGTCACTTAGCTCTTCTTTACCTTGTGACAAACTGTTTGAGTCAACCAGCAGGGCATGGCTATTCTTACGGATGTCATACTGCCATAAATCGTAGCGGTTAGTATCTTCTTGCTTCGCTTTTAGGTAGGTTACTTTCGTACCATCTGGGCTGTATTTTAATTGTTTGGTGCTTGCCCCGTTTAATGACGGTGCAGAATAAATGCGTTCAATGCTCAACGCAGGCTTGGTTGGTTGTTGGTTACTGGTTTCACTATTGGCATGGGCAGTGCTCAAACCAAATGACAGTAACGATAATGACGTTAACAGAAAGGTTTTCATAGTTACCAAGGTAGAATAATTATACGTAAAATGGCTATTCTACCTTGGCAAGATTGTACTGTCGAAAGCTGATTACAAATTGTTTATGCAATTGTTGTAAAACTTGCGAGACGATACCGACACGGCGCTAGTTAAATGGCTTCGAGTGCTTCGGCAAGTTTACTTACGCCAATTATTTCCATACCATCAGGTGCGTCTTTAGGCATATTCGCTTTAGGCACAATCGCTTTTTTAAAGCCGTGCTTAGCGGCTTCGTTAATGCGCTCTTGCCCCGATGGCACCGGGCGGATTTCACCTGATAAACCAATTTCACCAAAAACGACTAAGTCCCTTGGTAAACTGCGATCGCGAAAACTCGATACCAGTGCCAAAATCAGCGCTAAATCGATACTGGTTTCACTGACTTTGACACCACCTACGACGTTAACAAACACATCTTGGTCATTCATTTGCAAACCGCCATGGCGATTTAATACCGCAAGCAACATCGACAATCGATTTTGTTCTGCGCCCACCACGACACGTCTCGGATTCGCTAGCGCAGAATAGTCAACCAAAGCTTGGATTTCCACCAACAACGGGCGAGTACCTTCCCAAAGTACCATCACCACTGAGCCAGGAGTTTGTTCATCTTGACGGGATAAGAAAATCGCCGACGGGTTTTTCACTTCTTTTAAACCTTGGCCAGTCATCGCGAAAACACCCAATTCATTTACGGCACCAAAACGGTTTTTGTGACCGCGCAGGGTACGAAACCTTGAATCGGTGCTACCTTCGAGCATGATAGAGCAATCAATGCAATGCTCTAATACTTTAGGGCCAGCTAGAGAGCCATCTTTGGTGACATGGCCAACAATGAGCATCGCGACATGATTTTGTTTGGCAAATCGCGTTAAATAAGCAGCTGATTCACGCACTTGCGAGACACTACCAGGGGCTGACTGGATATCGCTCATGTGCATCACTTGAATCGAGTCGATAACCATAATTTTCGGTTTCTCACGGTCGGCAATATTACAAATATTTTCAACCGAGGTTTCCGACAGCATTTTTAACTTATCAGTTTTCAAACCAAGTCGGTTGGCGCGCATGGCTACCTGCTGTAATGACTCTTCACCGGTTACATACAGAGCGCCCATGGTTTCGGCTAGCTCACACATAGTCTGTAATAACAGCGTTGACTTACCTGCTCCAGGCTCACCGCCAATTAATATCGCAGAACCAGGAACGATGCCGCCACCGAGTACTCGGTCAAATTCGACAAAGCCGGAGGTAAAACGTGGCAAATCGGTTAAGTCGATGGCATTTAATACTTGTACCTTTGCCTCAGTTTGTCCGGCATAACCGGAAAAGCTTTGATTCTTTGCAGGCGCTTTTGCTAAGCGTATTTCACTGATGGTGTTCCAAGCTTTGCATTCGGTGCATTGACCCATCCAACGAGGGAAATCTGCACCGCAGTCGTTACACACGTATGCGGTTTTCGTTTTAGCCATGAGATTAGTTAGATTGTTGGGTATGTATAAATGTACAGTTTATATAGAGTCGCCAAGTATGGCAAGACTCTATATACGGTTATCTGTGGCTTGTTTAGCGCAGCAAGAGAAATAGCCTTGCTTAGTTACTTCAAGTAATGTAATAACGTATCTAAACCGGTAATGTTGATTGCCGCACTGGCTTGTTTTAATACAATCGGTTTCGCTTCAAAGGCAACGCCCAAGTGAGCGGCTTGCATCATCTGCAAGTCGTTAGCACCATCGCCCATGGCAACAGTCTGAACGTTAGGAATTTGATATTGCTTGGCTAACTTCACTAAGGTGTCTGCTTTGACCTTTGCATCGGTTATATCACCTAACACTTTGCCTGTTAACTTGCCTTGCTCGATTTCAAGTACATTGGCTTGCGTGGCATCTAAATCAAGTTGCTGTTTCAGTATCTCGGTGAAATAGGTAAAACCACCCGAGGCAACGGCAACTCTCCAACCGTGTTGTTTTAATTCTTCAATCAGCGGTAATAAACCATGCATCAGCGGAATATCACGGGCAACTTGTGCCAAAATCGCCTCATCGGCGCCGGCAAGTGCTGCAACTCTTGCTTTTAGGCTCTCGGCAAAGTCTAGCTCCCCTTGCATGGCTCGTTCGGTAACGGCACTGACCATCTCGCCAACCCCTGCTAATTTGGCAATTTCATCGATACACTCTATCTGTATCGTGGTCGAGTCCATATCCATAACCAACAGGCCCGGTTCTGCGAGTGTTGGCGCATGGCTAAGAAGGGCCACTTCAAACTTATGCTCTAGCGCTAAATCGTTGATGATATCTTTGTATTGGATACATTGATCTGCTACCTGAAAACGATAGCTGCTGCGACCTGAACGATGATTTATCGCGCTAAGGGTAATTTCGTGGCAATCAATCAGTGACAATATCTGTTGGAGCTGCATCGCTGGAGTATCACTAAATAGCACTAATTCAGTTACAGAGCTGGTAGCTGACTTAGTGGTTGTTAGTGCGTCTTCTTCAACAGTAAAGCTGTGAGGTAATGCTGTAATACCATCAAATAATTGCTCAATGGTAGCGGCTTGGACAAGCTTAAGAGATAGGTTTTCCATAACGGTAAATCGTAAAAATCGACAGGTAAAAACAAAAAGTGATTCTATAATCGCAGATTACCCTCTATAGTGTATAGAGCAATGTTGATATTCTTATAACTTTTTTCGGCTTCTGGTGATTGTTAGTGAAAAGCGCTAACAACATATGTGTTATGGTTGCCGATTGATGATCAGTACGAGATTATGTACCCAAAAGTCACGCCTGTTTATGTTAAGCTGTTAGAAATTTGTGCTGCGGTGATCTTGTTGGTCGCTGTGTTGGCACTCTCTGTTGTTGGCACCGATGATGGTGCCGAGACGCTAGAGCAGCACTTTTCACGTATTGCTAATCAGCATTTAGGACAAGCCGTTCATGTTAGTAAGGTTTTGTTAAAGCAAAATGATAAAGGCTTACTGCAAAACTTTGTGCAGTCATTAACAGAATCAGAATTAGTCGAGCAGGCTCACTTGTATGATGCAAGTGGTGAAGTCATAGCACAAAGTAAAGGGGCTAGCTCTGTTAAAACCTTATATGGCTTAGATGCCGGCAGCCGCAATGAAACAGAGCGTTTTTTACCGTTTGTGCAAGAGATCCGCACCGATGAGCTACAAGGCTATTTGCGCTTAACCTTTGAGAAAGAGCAGATTATTGGTGAAGTCAAAGCGCAAATGCAGCAACAATTTGAATACTCGCGAGTCATATTGATTGCGGCGTTAGCGGTTGGCTTTTTATTGACGCGAGGTTTAAGTCGCTTTTCTCGTCATGGCGTCAGGCCTCCTAAAAAAGCCAAAGGCGAGCGGAAAAACAAGGCATCAACACCGTCACGTTAAACGCATTATTTACCGGTTTGTCATTGCTTTAGCCATTGAGCCAATCGCTTATTGCGATACGATTATGGCGATTCGGTAGCTTACATTGTTAAGACTATGTTGCTAGAAACTCTTCTTGGAAATTTTTCCTGTATTCATTAGCACACTTTTAATAGACGCACTGCTTACATGTGGCAACGCTCTTAACGTGTTTGCCTATTGCCAAACGTTAGGCGGTTAATTGGGCGCTTACTTCTGAGTTAAATTGAGTTAATTTAAATACTTGCTCAACATTCATTTCTATTTGCTTAGCCAAATCGACTTCATCTTGCTGGCGCAATTCGGCCAAGCTTGTTAATACTCGTGGTAATTGTTCAGGCGAGTTATGCTTACCTTGAAATCCGTTCAATGGCAATGCTGGTGCATCTGTTTCTAATACAATCGCTTCGATGGGTATTTTGCTCACCGCATCACGAGTTTTGGCCGCTCGTTCGTAGGTAATGGTACCGCCAATACCTAACTTAAAGCCCATATCAATATACGTCATCGCCTGTTGGTAATTACCAGAAAAGGCATGAATAACACCGCCGTGAGTTACCTTGGCTTGTTTGAGTTTCGGCGTGATCAAATGATGGCTTTTGCGGTGGTGAATAACCACAGGCAATTGTTGATTGTTGGCGATCGTTAATTGTGCGCCAAAATAGTGGCTCTGTTTGTCAAGATCATCAATTGCGCCATCAATGCCAATTTCGCCAATTGCGACGAGAGGCTCTTCAGCGGCAAATTGCTCGAGCAACCAAAGGTGTTCATCGGTCGCATCTTCGATCCACCATGGGTGCAAGCCTAGGCATGGATAAGCCTGAGGATGACGTTGACATAAGCCTAATACTCGAGGCCAACGTTCGGCGGTAATTGCAGGGATAATAAAACGCTCTACGCCTTGTTGATAACAGCGTTCGATGAGTATCTCTCGTTCTGCATCGAATTCACGAAAGTCGAGGTGGCAATGGCTATCGGTGAGGACAATTTTATCGCTTATTATAATTATTCTCTATTACGCTAAAATTCATCTTTATTGCATGGTTACTTTGAAGCTAGTTCAAAATTGTTAGTAATGCCAATAATAACAGGCGGTTATTTATCCATACTGATTTTGCTATTGATTTGTGAAAATATATATTTAGCATAAAAAAACGGTGCCGTTATAGGCACCGTTTTTTCGCGATTAAGCGTTGTTTACATGCGTTCCATCACTTCAATACCTAGCAGGTCTAAACCTTGTTGTAAGGTACGGGCGATTAACTGACATAAGCGTAAACGAGATAATTTCACTGGCTCTTCAATCCCCTCTTTTAAGATAGGGCAAGCCTCGTAGAAGCTCATATATAAGCTTGCTAGCTCATATAGGTAACTACACAGTAAGTTTGGCGTACAATCAGCGATGACTTGATCAAGCACTTCTTCAAATTGCATTAACTTAACCGCGAGTGCTTTTTCTTGCGGCGCGTCAATTAACATATCTTGGTTAATGCTTGCGGCATCGATACCTGCTTTTTTGAAGATACTTTGAATACGCGTGTAAGCGTATTGTAAGTATGGTGCAGTCGCGCCTTCAAAGCTCAACATGGTTTGCCAGTTGAAGATATAATCCGAGGTCCGGTTCTTTGATAA from Thalassotalea sp. Sam97 harbors:
- a CDS encoding DPP IV N-terminal domain-containing protein, whose protein sequence is MKTFLLTSLSLLSFGLSTAHANSETSNQQPTKPALSIERIYSAPSLNGASTKQLKYSPDGTKVTYLKAKQEDTNRYDLWQYDIRKNSHALLVDSNSLSQGKEELSDEEKARRERMRVYGTGIMEYVLSSDGKHILFPIAGDLYLYDLANAQATRLTNDEAFETDIKFSPSGRYVSFIKEQDIFVIDLDSNRQMQLTIDGEGTIKNGMAEFVAQEEMDRMTGYWWSPNEKHIAFLKVDESGVNTEIRNEIYADEIKLFEQRYPATGTNNVEVSLHSVKVSNGDIKDYSLGKEKDIYIARVNWTPDSRHIVYQWQDRAQQTLKLMFQSQKGKRGKSVITETSEHWINLNDDLTFLDSRKQFIWASERDGYKHLYLYDYDGDVITRLTEGNWVVDEIVAVDEEQGYVYFTGRADTPLEKHLYKVTLDGKSPKHAIRVSKRSGFHSVAFASDKQSYIDTFSNINTPKQVSLHQANGEMITFLKENKLDEGHPAYPYMDELVQPKFGSIKASDGTTDLYYKLYQPKDLELGKQYPVIVNVYGGPHAQRVTNTWQGLDFTQYLVQQGYVVFQLDNRGSNYRGTAFEFAIHKHLGEVELDDQISGVKFLHTLPYVDKQRIGIYGHSYGGYMAIMALFKAGDYFKAGVSGAPVTDWLLYDTHYTERYLSHPQTNAKGYELSSVFPYVEQFNDKQNSLFLYHGMADDNVLFTNSTKLIKAMQDANKQFELMTYPGSKHSMRGKKVKTHLNHAILDFFNRRLKTQ
- a CDS encoding AhpA/YtjB family protein, translating into MYPKVTPVYVKLLEICAAVILLVAVLALSVVGTDDGAETLEQHFSRIANQHLGQAVHVSKVLLKQNDKGLLQNFVQSLTESELVEQAHLYDASGEVIAQSKGASSVKTLYGLDAGSRNETERFLPFVQEIRTDELQGYLRLTFEKEQIIGEVKAQMQQQFEYSRVILIAALAVGFLLTRGLSRFSRHGVRPPKKAKGERKNKASTPSR
- the serB gene encoding phosphoserine phosphatase SerB; its protein translation is MENLSLKLVQAATIEQLFDGITALPHSFTVEEDALTTTKSATSSVTELVLFSDTPAMQLQQILSLIDCHEITLSAINHRSGRSSYRFQVADQCIQYKDIINDLALEHKFEVALLSHAPTLAEPGLLVMDMDSTTIQIECIDEIAKLAGVGEMVSAVTERAMQGELDFAESLKARVAALAGADEAILAQVARDIPLMHGLLPLIEELKQHGWRVAVASGGFTYFTEILKQQLDLDATQANVLEIEQGKLTGKVLGDITDAKVKADTLVKLAKQYQIPNVQTVAMGDGANDLQMMQAAHLGVAFEAKPIVLKQASAAINITGLDTLLHYLK
- the radA gene encoding DNA repair protein RadA, producing MAKTKTAYVCNDCGADFPRWMGQCTECKAWNTISEIRLAKAPAKNQSFSGYAGQTEAKVQVLNAIDLTDLPRFTSGFVEFDRVLGGGIVPGSAILIGGEPGAGKSTLLLQTMCELAETMGALYVTGEESLQQVAMRANRLGLKTDKLKMLSETSVENICNIADREKPKIMVIDSIQVMHMSDIQSAPGSVSQVRESAAYLTRFAKQNHVAMLIVGHVTKDGSLAGPKVLEHCIDCSIMLEGSTDSRFRTLRGHKNRFGAVNELGVFAMTGQGLKEVKNPSAIFLSRQDEQTPGSVVMVLWEGTRPLLVEIQALVDYSALANPRRVVVGAEQNRLSMLLAVLNRHGGLQMNDQDVFVNVVGGVKVSETSIDLALILALVSSFRDRSLPRDLVVFGEIGLSGEIRPVPSGQERINEAAKHGFKKAIVPKANMPKDAPDGMEIIGVSKLAEALEAI
- a CDS encoding TatD family hydrolase — encoded protein: MIIISDKIVLTDSHCHLDFREFDAEREILIERCYQQGVERFIIPAITAERWPRVLGLCQRHPQAYPCLGLHPWWIEDATDEHLWLLEQFAAEEPLVAIGEIGIDGAIDDLDKQSHYFGAQLTIANNQQLPVVIHHRKSHHLITPKLKQAKVTHGGVIHAFSGNYQQAMTYIDMGFKLGIGGTITYERAAKTRDAVSKIPIEAIVLETDAPALPLNGFQGKHNSPEQLPRVLTSLAELRQQDEVDLAKQIEMNVEQVFKLTQFNSEVSAQLTA